In the Haloactinospora alba genome, GACTCCTCCGGATCGGACGGCGGCGAGCCCGGCCGGTCCCGGTCGGCTTCCTCCGGAGAGCCTCGCCCTCCGGGGCCGGCGTTGGTGGGGGCGAACGAGAGGACGACCAGTACCAGCGCGATGACGGCCAACCCGGTCCAGCCGGTCGGCGTCAGCCGCTCCGACACGACCACGACGGCCAGCACGGCCGCCATCGCGGGCTCGCTGAGTGTCACGGTGGTGGCCGTGCTGGCGGACACGCGGGCCAGACCGTAACCGAAGAGGAGGTAACCGGCGAACATCGGTACCAGGGCCATGTAGGCGGCGACGAGGAAGGGTCCGGTCGACGCGACCAGAGGGGCGCCGGTCACCGCGAGCACGGGCAGCAGAAGCGTTCCGCCGGCACCGAAGACGGCCCCCATGGAGGCGGCCCGGCCGATGCCGCGGGCCATGAGACGATGCGCGACCCACGAGTACGTGGCGTAGGTCGTGCCGGCCACGAGACCGAGCGCGATTCCCGGGAGTGCCGCTCCCGCCGGGGAGGAGGAAGCGGCGCCGTGCGCCGTGGACAGGCACAGCAGCGTGCTCCCGGCGGTTCCCAGGCTCGCGGCGAGCATCCACCAGCGGCTCAGGGGATGGCGGTCGACGAGGCGTTCCAGGACACCGGAGGCCAGCGGGGCCGACGCCAGCGAGACGACCGAGCCGACCGCGACCCCGGCCAGGTGCATGGCGCTGTAGAACGCCAGCGGGTAGACCGCGACAGCCGCCGCCCCCAGGAGTACGAGCGGCAGGTTCGCGCGAAGCGCCGGCCGCGCCGACCGCAGCGCCGGCACCGCGATCACCGCCTGCAGGATTCCGCCGATGCCGAGCGCCGCCGCGCCTATGGCGAGTGGTCCGGCCCCGGGGGCGAACGTGGCCGCCGTTCCGGTCGTGCCCCACAGCAGCGAGGTGACGGTGATCGCGCCGACGCCGGACCGGTGGCCGCCGCTCACAGGGATTCCACCAGCGCGGAAGCCAAACCGCGGGCCCGCACGATCCGGTCGGGCCGGCCCTCCAGGCCGGCCCGGGACATCGCGCCCTCCAGCAGGAAGGAGCAGTGCTCGGCCGCGCGCGCTGCCTCGCCAGCCGACGTGACGGCCGTGAGGTGCTCGGTGAGGATCGACTCGACCTCCTCCTTGTGCCGGCGGACCGCCTGCCGGGCGGGCGAGCCGGCCGGGAACTCGGCGGCGGCGTTGAGTAGTCCGCACCCCCGGAACCCGCGCGTGTAGTCCGCCGAGGCGTGGTCGAGATAGGCATCGAACACCGCCAGTACCCCGTCGTGCGGTGTCGCGGCGGACTCCGCACGCGCGCGGTACAGCCTCAGCCACTGCTCGTGCCGCTCCTCGATGTAGGCCGCCACCAGCTCCTCCTTGGAGGAGAAGTTGTTGTACAGGCTCATCTTCGCCACGCCGGCCTCCGCGGTGATCGTGTCGATCCCCGTCGCGGCCACCCCCTCGGCGTAGAACAGCCGCGAGGCCGCGTCGAGCAGGCGGTCACGCGCCGAACCCGCTTGGCCGGACCGTGCCGTCGCACGCGCCATCCGAGCACCTCCTCCCAAACTAGGTAGACCAGTCTACCTTAAAAGGGCGGTCGGGAACGCCGGGACAGCGGCCGCGGTTGCCGCGTCGGAACTCGTCGCCACCGCGCGGCGGTACGCGCGGCCATCCGCGATCCGCCGGCTCGGGTCGCGTGGGCCCGGCACGACCGGTGCCGCACCGGCCGTGCCGGCCGGGTCGGACAGCGCCCGCCGGACGGTTCCGGGGAGGCCGGTCTACTCCCCGGTGAGGTAGCCGCGCCGTTCGGCGTCGTCGATCAGGGCGGCCGCGTAGGATCCCAGCGCGGCGGAGCCCTCCGCGATGATCGCGACCTTGTCCCGCACCTGCTTCTTGGTGACGCCGAACTGCACCCACGTTCCACCGTCGGTGTGCCAGTTGGCGAGCATGGGGGCGAGCCGGTCGATCGCTTTGGCGAACCGCGCCTCCGGCGTGGTGCGGCTCTCGAACTCGCTCCACAGCTCGTGGGCGTGTTTGGCCTGGTCGTCGGGAAGGATGGCGTAGAGCCGCTCGGCCGCGGCGTGTTCCCGTTGGGACTGGGAGGCGGCGTGCTGCGGGTCGTAGAGGAACGTGTCACCCGCGTCGATCTCGACGATGTCGTGCAGCACCAGCATCTCGGTGACGCGGTCGATGTCGGTGCCGTCCGGCGCGTACTCGGCGAACAACCGGGCCATCAGGGTGAGCTGCCAGGAGTGTTCGGCGTCGTTCTCCCGCCGCGACCCGTCGACCAGCAGGTTCCGCCGCAGAACCCGCTTGAGTTTGTCAGTTTCCAGGATGAACCGGAGCTGGGCGGTGAGCCGTTCGTGGTCGACCCCGTCCGCGAAGACCGGTGCCGGTTCCATCAACCTACGTTGCCCTCCTCACGCACTGAACCAATGGCGGGACGGACCGGGCGTGTGTCCGATCCACATGGGGATGATCCCATTCAATGATGTCTGACTGACGGAGAAGAGTCCGGTTGGGGAGGGTGTATGGAGCACACGGTGAACAGCCGGTCACGACTGGTCGTGGTCGGTGGCGACGCGGCGGGGATGAGCGCCGCCTCCCAGGCCCGGCGGCTGCGGGACTCCCGGGAACTGGAGATCGTGGCGCTGGAGCGGGGGGAGCACACGTCCTACTCCGCCTGCGGCATCCCGTACCTGGTCTCGGGAGTGGTCCCCCGCAAGCAGGACCTGGTGGCCCGCGATCCCGACACGTTCCGGCGGGACTTCGCGATCGACGTGCGTACGGGGGCCGAGGCGACCGGTATCGACCTCGACCAGCGTTCCGTCGCCGTGCGCGGTACCGGCGGGGGGCACTGGACGGAGCGGTTCGACCACCTGATGGTCGCCACCGGTGCCGTCCCCCGCGAGCTGGAACTGCCCGGTTGCGCGGCGGCGGGCATCCTCGGGGTGCAGACGCTGGACGACGGGATCGCGGCGCGCGCGTTCCTCGACCGGAACCAGCCGCGGGAGGCGGTCGTCGTCGGCTGCGGCTACATCGGTTTGGAGATGGCGGAAGCGCTCGTGCAGCGGGGTATCAGGGTGCGCGTCATCGACTCCGGTGAGGAGCCGATGTCCGCGCTCGACCCGGACATGGGCCGGATGGTGCGCGAGGCGTTGCAGGGAATGGGGGTGGAGGTGCACCTCCGGGAGCGGGTGACCGGTTTCCGGTCCCAGCGCGACCGGGTGACCGGCGTGCTGACCGCCCAAGGGGAGTACCCGGCCGAGGCCGTCATCCTGGGTACCGGCGTGCGGCCGGACAGCGACCTCGCGCGTGAGGCGGGGCTGGACATCGGGCCGACCGGCGGGGTCGCCGTTGACGCTCGGATGCGCACCTCGGCTCCGGGGGTGTGGGCGGCCGGGGACTGCGTGGAGAGCTTCCACCGCGTGACGCGGGGGCCCGCGGTGGTCCCGCTGGGCACACACGCCAACAAGCAGGGGCGGGTCGCCGGGACGAACATCGGCGGAGGGTACGCGCGGTTCGAGGGAGTGCTCGGCACCGCGATCACCAAGGTGTGCGGACTGGAGGTGGCCCACACCGGTCTCAACGAGGAGGAGGCCCGTCGTGCCGGCTTCGTGTCCGAGGCGGTGGCGGTGGAGTCCACCAGCCGGGCCGGCTACTACCCGGGAGCGGAGCGGATGACCGTGAAGCTCCGCGCCGAGCGGGGGAGCGGCCGGCTGCTCGGCGGGCAGATCGTCGGGTGGGAGAACGCCGGCAAGCGGGTGGACGTCCTGGCGACCGCGCTGTGGAACGGGATGACGGTGGAGGACATGGCCGGGATGGATCTCAGCTACGCCCCGCCGTTCTCACCGGTGTGGGACCCGGTGCTGATCGCGGCGCGCAAGGTGGCCGAACGCTGCTGAGCCGCCCCTCGGTCAGTCGCGCTGGTCGAACTTCATCGTGGTCCGGGCGGCGGAGGTGAGGTGCAGGTGGAACCACTCGGTGACGGCGCGGTCCGCGAGGACGTTGCCCGGTGCGGGAGGCCCCGGTTCCAGCCCGGGTTCGGGGCCCATGGTGTGGGCGAGGTCGGGGACGACGATGTGCCTGACCCCCTGCGGGGGGTAGTGCGGCGCCAGAGCGTCGTGGAGGGCCTGGCCGTGCTCCGGAAGGATGATCTCGTCCTGCTGGCCGTTGACGACGAGGAGCGGGGGCTGGGGGCGGCGGTTGGTGAGGTCGGTGACCCGGGAGGCGAAGTTCAGCCACGCGGCGATCTCGCGGGAGTGGTCGTTCCAGGGGTACTCGGTGCCGAGCCGCCGTTGCCGGGCCTGGATGACCGAGGCGGGGTCGATGATCGGGTTGACCACCGCCGCGGCGCCGATGGCGAGTTGGCTTTCGGCGAGGGCGAGCAGTGTCGCCGAACCGCCGACCCCGACCCCGAGCAGGCCGGGCGGCTCGTCGCGGACCGGGAACCTCTCGCGCAGTTCGGATACGACCCGTTGCAGCTCGGCCGCGGCCTGCTCCACGACGGGGCCGTACAGCTGGATGAGGTAGTCCTCCTGGCCGCGGCGGTTGACCTCCGCGACGCCGCCCTCGGGCAGGCGCGCCCCGAACATCGGGAGTCCGAGGTAGAACCGCCAGGCGGGGAGGGAGGCGAGCGGGAGTGTTCCGGCCAGGGCGGTTTCGCTGCGTGGCGGCTCGAACGCGTGCAGCGCGACGATCATGGAGGCGGATTCGTTGGGAACCGCCGGGGGGACCGCCAGGAACGGGACATCCGCCACTGTGCCGGTCACCGGCTGGGTAAGGGTACTGTCGGCTACCACTGAGAAGGCCCTCCCGTACTGAAACGCCATGCACCGGGTGCGGTCTGCGCTGGTCGCGTTGCCACCACCATGTGTGTGTAGCGGATCTTTTCGCAGCCTATCGTTACGCGACGTGGTGGCCGAGGTAACTACGCAGCAGTAGTTTGGTTTCCTCGATCAGGTGGGGGTCGCCGTCCGGGTCGTGGCGGAAGGCGAGCTTCAGAGCCGCGTCACCCGACTCGACCGCCACTGTAACGGCGCGGTCGAGCTCCTCACTGGCGCGGACTCCTGTCGTGGCGGTGAGGACCTCGCACAGTCGCTGCGCGAGTACCCGGTTGTTGTCGGCGCGGGAGTCCAACAGCCGCATGTCGACCACGTCGCCGAAGTGCAGGCTGCGGAAACCCGGAACTGTTCGGTGCATCTCCAGGTACTCATCGATGATCACATCGACGGCTTCTGCCCAGTGCGAGAATACGTTCTCGAGGAGCCGTTCGGTCACCCGCGTGCTGAAAACGTCGAGGAAACGCAATCCCAGGGCCTGGGTTATGGCTTTCTTGTCCGGGAAGAACTGGTAGACCGATCCCACCGCGACCCCGGCGCGTTCGGCGATCCGGGTCGTGGAGAGCTCACCGTAACCGTGCTCGTCGAGGAGTTCGGCGCAGGCGTCGAGCATGCGCTGCACCCGGGCCATGCTGCGCTGCTGCGCCGGTAGGCGCCGGAGCGGGGCACGGGCCAGGGCCTGTTCCGCGAGGGGGGCGTTGGTCCCGGTTCCCCGGGGGTTCTGGGGGGCGGCTGCTGTCGCACTACTGGAACTAGTCATAACGCCTCTATGATGCCCTCATCCCCCTGTCCGGTTCCCGGTAATAGTGCCACTGAAGAACCGAACAGCCTGCGGTTTTCCGGAACGGCCGGGGCGGTGGCCGGAATCGGCCAATATGAGTTGACAGCAAGAGATAAACGGTAAACTTCCGGTTCCTAGCGCTGTGTCGGAAATCTGACATCCTGTGGTTCGGTGTGGCGCCTGCGCGTTGGCTGGAACGCGACGGCTGCGTAGCCTCACACGCATGACCGAGACGACGCCCCCCAGCGACACCCCCGACGCGTTCCTCCGCGACCTCCCCAAGGTTGAGCTCCACGTGCACCTGGAGGGGTCCATGCAGCCGGAGACGCTGCTCGAACTCGCCACCAAGCACGGCACCTCCGGTATCCCGGGCTCGCTGTCCGGGATACGCGACTGGTACGCCTTCCGGGACTTCCCGCACTTCATCGACGTCTACCTGGCCTCCACACACACGCTGTGGGACGAGGCCGACTTCGCACTGCTGGCGTACGACGTCGCGACCCGGCTGGCGCGGCAGAACGTCCGCTACGCGGAGGTGCACGTCAGCCTGTACAACCACCTCATGCGGGGCGTTGACGCCCGCGTGGTGTTCGACGGGATCGAGGACGGGCGCCTGCGGGCGCAACGGGAGCACGGGATAGGCCTCCGATGGATCCCGGACTTTCCCGGGGACTTCGGTGTGGCGACCGGAGAGGAGACGCTGGACGCGGTCCTCGCGCATGGCCCCCCGAGTGTGCTCGGGTTCGGTGTGGGCGGGATCGAGGTGTCCCGGACGCCGTTCGCCGACCTGTTCGCCCGGGCGCGTGCCGCCGGCCTGCGCAGCCTCCCGCACGCCGGGGAGAACGGCGGCCCGGAACGCATCCGTGAGGCGCTCGACGTGCTGCGCGCGGAACGCATCGGGCACGGTATCGACTGCATGGCCGAACCGGAGCTGGCCGCGCGTCTCGCCGAGACCGGGGTGCCGCTGGACGTTTCCCCCACCTCCAACCTGCGCACGCGAGCGGTGACGGACATCGGCGACCATCCGCTGCCGCGCATGCTGGAGTCGGGGCTGCTGGTGACGTTGAACTCGGACGACCCGCCGATGTTCGGTACGGACCTGCTGAACGAGTACCGCACCGCCCACCGGCTGGGGCTGGACAGGCCGGCGCTCGCGGAGCTGGCGCGCAACGGGGTGCGCTCGTCCTACCTCGACGAACCGGACAAACGCGCGCTCACCGCGGAGATCGACCGGGTCCTGGCCAGGCACACCGCCGGGTGACCGGGGCGGAGCGGGTCAGCCCGCCTGTTCCGCGGAGGGATCGAAGAGTTCCGCGGAGCAGCCCGCGCCGAGGTTCCGCCACTCGGTGCGCGCGTCCTCGGCCGCCGCTCCCTCGTAGGGCCGGGGAACACCGCCCTCGATCCGGGCGGGCTGCCAGCTGTCCCCGGTGACCTCCCCCTGGTCCAGGGTCAACGTGAGCACTCCTGACTCCGCGGTGGGGCCCTGGTAGTTGTAGAAGGCGAAGTTGCCCAGCCCGTAGTGGACGTAGCTGTCGTCGATGTAGCCGCCGGGGGAGAGGACGTGGGCGTGCCCGCCGACGACGGCGTCCGCCCCGGCCCCCACGAGCTCACGGGCCAGACCGGGGGCGTGTTGGCGGGGGCAGTGGTCACCCTCGGCGCCCCAGTGCAGGTAGGTGACCACGTGGTCGGCCTCCTCGGCTGCGGAGGACACCGCGGACACCAGCCGCTGGCGCTGCTCGCCCTTGGCGGAGGCCAGACCCGCGCTGTCCTCCTTGGCGGTCCAGGCGTCGATGAGATTGGTGTTCAGCACGTCGGTGGCGCCGATGAAGGCGACGCTGGTCCCGTTGGTCTCGACGACGTGGGGACTGTAGGCCTCCTCGGCGCTCTCGCCGGCGCCGACCACGGGGAAGCCCGCGTCCTCGGCGTTGTCGAGGGTGTCGCGCAGGCCGTCGGCCCCGTAGTCCATGCCGTGGTTGTTGGCGACGGTCGCGAGGTCCGCGTTGGCGGCGTCCAACGCGTCGAACGCCGAGGCGGGGGCGCGGAACCGGAACTGTTTGTCGGGTGCGGGCGTTCCGCCCTCGGTGACCGCGGTCTCGAGGTTGACCATCGCGATGTCGGCGTCGGAGAAGGCGTCGCCGACAGGGGACAACGCGCTTGTGGGATCGGAGTCGAGGCGCTGGCGCAGTTCGCCCTCGAAGTGCACGTCCCCGCCGAAGGCGACGGTGACGGGTTGTGCCTCGCCGGACTTCTCGGGCGGTCCGCTCGAGGAGTCGTCGTCTGCCGTGTCCTGCTCGTCGGGCGTGTCGTCGGGAGCGCTCGTGGAGCAGGCGGCCGCTACGAGCGCGGTCGCCAGCAGGCCGGCGGAGTAGCGCAGGGAGGGGGATACCCGGGGGTGTCGGGCGGTGAGGCGGGTCACGCGAACCTCCTCAGTCGGCGGCAATCCATGCGGTTGGGACGCGGTCTCGCCGGGCGGAGTTGACGCGCCGGGAGGAGAAATCCACGTCCGGGTAGCGGTTCTCGGACATACTCGCTGGGAGGCGGGAGCGCGGCCATGGTAAACGCCGGGGTCAGCGTTGGATCCGGCGGCGCGCCGAATTTTCTTGAACGAGTCGTTTTCTTGAAGGGGTCCAGTTTATGGCGTAGGCTTACTGGCATGGACGACGCTACTGATCTCCGTTCCGCCGGGCTGCGGGTCACCGCGCCGCGTCTGGCGATGCTCGAGGTCGTGCGTTCGGGCAACCATCTGGATGCCGAGCACATCGCGCGCGGTGTGCGCGAGAAAGTCGGCCACGTATCGACCCAGGCGATCTATGACGCGCTGAACGCGCTGACCAGAGTGGGGCTGCTCCGCCGTATCGAGCCCGCCGGCTCGCCCGCGCGCTACGAAGCCCGGGTGGGGGACAACCACCACCATCTGGTCTGTCGGGTGTGCGGGACCGTCACCGACGTCGACTGTGTGGCCGGCGCGGCTCCGTGCCTGGAACCCTCCGGTAGCCACGGCTTCGCCATCGACGAGGCCGAAGTGGTGTTCTGGGGCGTTTGTCCGCAGTGTCGTGCGGAGAGTGCGAGCCCAGCCCAGGGGCACGTGGGTGCCGGGAGCGGCCCCGCATGACCCTTGTCGCCGGTTCCGCACGGCAGCACGTATCCCGGGACGGCGGACGTGCCGTCCCCCGAGGCCGCTTTTACGCTATTCGAAAGAGGTGCGAGCAGTGAGCGTTTCCTACACCACGGATGACGCCGGTCACCCGGCTCCGAGTGATGCTCATTCGCAGTCAGTGGGCCCGAACGGCCCCCTGCTGCTCCAGGACCACTACCTGATCCAGAAGATGGCGCACTTCAACCGTGAGCGCGTGCCCGAGCGTGTCGTACACGCCAAGGGCGGCGGCGCTTACGGTGAGCTGGAGGTCACCGAGGACGTCAGCAAGTACACCAAGGCTGACCTCTTCCAGAAGGGCAAGAAGACGCCGCTGCTGATCCGCTTCTCCACCGTGGCCGGTGAGCTGGGCAGCGCCGACACGGCCCGTGACCCGCGCGGCTTCGCCATCAAGTTCTACACCGACCACGGCAACTACGACATGGTCGGCAACAACACGCCGGTCTTCTTCATCCGCGACCCCTCGAAGTTCTCCGACTTCATCCACTCGCAGAAGCGCCGCGCCGACAACCAGCTGCGCGACCACAACATGCAGTGGGACTTCTGGACCCAGTCCCCGGAGTCGGCGCACCAGGTGTCGTGGCTGATGACCGACCGCGGCACTCCCAAGACGTGGCGCCACATGAACGGCTACTCCAGCCACACCTTCATGTGGTACAACGCCGACGGCCAGAAGTTCTGGGTCAAGTACCACTTCAAGACCGACCAGGGGATCGAGAACTTCACCGGGCCCGAGGCCGCTCAGCTGGAGAGCGACGCGGACCTGCACCGCCGCGACCTGTGGCAGTCCATCGAGGGCGGCGACTACCCCTCCTGGACCCTCAAGGTGCAGATCATGCCGTTCGAGGACGCGGAGAACTACCGGTTCAACCCGTTCGACCTGACCAAGGTGTGGCCGCACGAGGACTACCCGCTGATCACGGTCGGCCGGATGACGCTGAACCGCAACCCGCAGAACTACTTCGCCGAGATCGAGCAGTCCGCGTTCGAGCCGTCGAACCTGGTTCCCGGCATCGCGGGCAGCCCCGACAAGATGCTGCAGGGTCGGCTGTTCTCCTACCCGGACACGCACCGGTACCGCATCGGCCCGAACTACCTGCAGCTGCCGGTGAACCAGCCCAAGTCGCCGGTGCGCAGCTACAACTACGACGGCCCGATGACCTACAGCAACAACGCCGACCCGGTGTACGCGCCGAACACCGCCGGCGGTGCCGCCGCCGAGCCGTCGTTCTACACCGGCGAGGACTACCACATCGAGGGCACGTCCTGCCGCCGCGCCTACGAGCTGCACAAGGAGGACGACGACTTCGGTCAGCCGCGGAAGCTGTGGGAGAAGGTCCTGGACGACTCGCAGCGGACCAACATGGTCAACAACATCGTGGACCACGCCTCCGCTCCGTCGGTCACCGACGAGATGAAGAAGCGCGTCGTGCAGTACTGGACCAACGTCCACCCTGACCTGGGCAGCCGGGTCGCGGACGGTCTGGGCGTGAGCAGCTAGTACCGTCCCGCGGCGGGCGAGGAGCCCGCTGTCGTGGCCGTGAGCCCCCGAGCGCGTTGGGTCGCGCTCGGGGGCTTCGTCGTTGCGGGGTCGCAGGGCTGTGCCGGCGGAACGAATCCGGCTTTTTTGCGTAAAACTCCTGACACGCCGGTTGTGGCTGTTAACGTTGCGGGTCAGCGGCACTGCGCGGTGTACCCGCTCCTGGTGTGCGGCTGGCGCCACTGACACCCGCGAGTGACCGCTTGTGGAACAGCATTCCCAACCGTGCAGTCGACGGTATACTATCCCCTTTTTTATTACTTTCCGGAATATTTCGGGCACATTATGTTGCCATATTCGCGAAAG is a window encoding:
- a CDS encoding TetR/AcrR family transcriptional regulator, producing MARVQRMLDACAELLDEHGYGELSTTRIAERAGVAVGSVYQFFPDKKAITQALGLRFLDVFSTRVTERLLENVFSHWAEAVDVIIDEYLEMHRTVPGFRSLHFGDVVDMRLLDSRADNNRVLAQRLCEVLTATTGVRASEELDRAVTVAVESGDAALKLAFRHDPDGDPHLIEETKLLLRSYLGHHVA
- the add gene encoding adenosine deaminase, which gives rise to MTETTPPSDTPDAFLRDLPKVELHVHLEGSMQPETLLELATKHGTSGIPGSLSGIRDWYAFRDFPHFIDVYLASTHTLWDEADFALLAYDVATRLARQNVRYAEVHVSLYNHLMRGVDARVVFDGIEDGRLRAQREHGIGLRWIPDFPGDFGVATGEETLDAVLAHGPPSVLGFGVGGIEVSRTPFADLFARARAAGLRSLPHAGENGGPERIREALDVLRAERIGHGIDCMAEPELAARLAETGVPLDVSPTSNLRTRAVTDIGDHPLPRMLESGLLVTLNSDDPPMFGTDLLNEYRTAHRLGLDRPALAELARNGVRSSYLDEPDKRALTAEIDRVLARHTAG
- a CDS encoding DMT family transporter — encoded protein: MSGGHRSGVGAITVTSLLWGTTGTAATFAPGAGPLAIGAAALGIGGILQAVIAVPALRSARPALRANLPLVLLGAAAVAVYPLAFYSAMHLAGVAVGSVVSLASAPLASGVLERLVDRHPLSRWWMLAASLGTAGSTLLCLSTAHGAASSSPAGAALPGIALGLVAGTTYATYSWVAHRLMARGIGRAASMGAVFGAGGTLLLPVLAVTGAPLVASTGPFLVAAYMALVPMFAGYLLFGYGLARVSASTATTVTLSEPAMAAVLAVVVVSERLTPTGWTGLAVIALVLVVLSFAPTNAGPGGRGSPEEADRDRPGSPPSDPEESLSVRGPVGSDAGTERP
- a CDS encoding CapA family protein, whose product is MTRLTARHPRVSPSLRYSAGLLATALVAAACSTSAPDDTPDEQDTADDDSSSGPPEKSGEAQPVTVAFGGDVHFEGELRQRLDSDPTSALSPVGDAFSDADIAMVNLETAVTEGGTPAPDKQFRFRAPASAFDALDAANADLATVANNHGMDYGADGLRDTLDNAEDAGFPVVGAGESAEEAYSPHVVETNGTSVAFIGATDVLNTNLIDAWTAKEDSAGLASAKGEQRQRLVSAVSSAAEEADHVVTYLHWGAEGDHCPRQHAPGLARELVGAGADAVVGGHAHVLSPGGYIDDSYVHYGLGNFAFYNYQGPTAESGVLTLTLDQGEVTGDSWQPARIEGGVPRPYEGAAAEDARTEWRNLGAGCSAELFDPSAEQAG
- a CDS encoding catalase, which gives rise to MSVSYTTDDAGHPAPSDAHSQSVGPNGPLLLQDHYLIQKMAHFNRERVPERVVHAKGGGAYGELEVTEDVSKYTKADLFQKGKKTPLLIRFSTVAGELGSADTARDPRGFAIKFYTDHGNYDMVGNNTPVFFIRDPSKFSDFIHSQKRRADNQLRDHNMQWDFWTQSPESAHQVSWLMTDRGTPKTWRHMNGYSSHTFMWYNADGQKFWVKYHFKTDQGIENFTGPEAAQLESDADLHRRDLWQSIEGGDYPSWTLKVQIMPFEDAENYRFNPFDLTKVWPHEDYPLITVGRMTLNRNPQNYFAEIEQSAFEPSNLVPGIAGSPDKMLQGRLFSYPDTHRYRIGPNYLQLPVNQPKSPVRSYNYDGPMTYSNNADPVYAPNTAGGAAAEPSFYTGEDYHIEGTSCRRAYELHKEDDDFGQPRKLWEKVLDDSQRTNMVNNIVDHASAPSVTDEMKKRVVQYWTNVHPDLGSRVADGLGVSS
- a CDS encoding Fur family transcriptional regulator; protein product: MDDATDLRSAGLRVTAPRLAMLEVVRSGNHLDAEHIARGVREKVGHVSTQAIYDALNALTRVGLLRRIEPAGSPARYEARVGDNHHHLVCRVCGTVTDVDCVAGAAPCLEPSGSHGFAIDEAEVVFWGVCPQCRAESASPAQGHVGAGSGPA
- a CDS encoding HD domain-containing protein, translating into MMEPAPVFADGVDHERLTAQLRFILETDKLKRVLRRNLLVDGSRRENDAEHSWQLTLMARLFAEYAPDGTDIDRVTEMLVLHDIVEIDAGDTFLYDPQHAASQSQREHAAAERLYAILPDDQAKHAHELWSEFESRTTPEARFAKAIDRLAPMLANWHTDGGTWVQFGVTKKQVRDKVAIIAEGSAALGSYAAALIDDAERRGYLTGE
- a CDS encoding FAD-dependent oxidoreductase; its protein translation is MEHTVNSRSRLVVVGGDAAGMSAASQARRLRDSRELEIVALERGEHTSYSACGIPYLVSGVVPRKQDLVARDPDTFRRDFAIDVRTGAEATGIDLDQRSVAVRGTGGGHWTERFDHLMVATGAVPRELELPGCAAAGILGVQTLDDGIAARAFLDRNQPREAVVVGCGYIGLEMAEALVQRGIRVRVIDSGEEPMSALDPDMGRMVREALQGMGVEVHLRERVTGFRSQRDRVTGVLTAQGEYPAEAVILGTGVRPDSDLAREAGLDIGPTGGVAVDARMRTSAPGVWAAGDCVESFHRVTRGPAVVPLGTHANKQGRVAGTNIGGGYARFEGVLGTAITKVCGLEVAHTGLNEEEARRAGFVSEAVAVESTSRAGYYPGAERMTVKLRAERGSGRLLGGQIVGWENAGKRVDVLATALWNGMTVEDMAGMDLSYAPPFSPVWDPVLIAARKVAERC
- a CDS encoding TetR/AcrR family transcriptional regulator, with the protein product MARATARSGQAGSARDRLLDAASRLFYAEGVAATGIDTITAEAGVAKMSLYNNFSSKEELVAAYIEERHEQWLRLYRARAESAATPHDGVLAVFDAYLDHASADYTRGFRGCGLLNAAAEFPAGSPARQAVRRHKEEVESILTEHLTAVTSAGEAARAAEHCSFLLEGAMSRAGLEGRPDRIVRARGLASALVESL
- a CDS encoding alpha/beta hydrolase family protein codes for the protein MVADSTLTQPVTGTVADVPFLAVPPAVPNESASMIVALHAFEPPRSETALAGTLPLASLPAWRFYLGLPMFGARLPEGGVAEVNRRGQEDYLIQLYGPVVEQAAAELQRVVSELRERFPVRDEPPGLLGVGVGGSATLLALAESQLAIGAAAVVNPIIDPASVIQARQRRLGTEYPWNDHSREIAAWLNFASRVTDLTNRRPQPPLLVVNGQQDEIILPEHGQALHDALAPHYPPQGVRHIVVPDLAHTMGPEPGLEPGPPAPGNVLADRAVTEWFHLHLTSAARTTMKFDQRD